Sequence from the Cucumis sativus cultivar 9930 chromosome 1, Cucumber_9930_V3, whole genome shotgun sequence genome:
TCTCTTGGAGGTGCATCGGGACGATTCAAGTCATATATTCGTAGTACTTTCTCCAGACCACCAGTCAATAAAAGGTGTGTATCCtatcacattttaaaaaaggcTTTATTGGAGAAGAGAGGTTCATTTAAACTGTCACATATCATAATGAACGAAGATAAATAGCAATATAATACCACAACTTGGTATATAACAGTCAACTCAAATAGTGCCACAAGCAGTGTGGGAGCaagtcaaataaaaagaactaatGAATCCAATCATGATagcaaaattataaatatactcCTATCACCATTATCAAGACAGAAATAACTTAGAAACCGAGTCATATGAATACATCACACTGAACCGATCAAACCAAAACACCAATATGAggtaaaaataacattttttaataatatcatCCATAGTGTCTAGGCCAACTAAAATGCTGCTAGTGTCTAGGCCAACTAAAATGCTGCTCGATTAATCTCACTTGGGACAGATGTTGGATTGGACCATACAAGTTATCAAGAAACTCTAGGGTTTTGAAAGACTGGGCAACTGGATACCACAAGATAAATTATTGGGTTTCAGAAGACTATAGAAGGTAGATGGCAACCATGAGACTATTTTCAGGTTATTGCTATTAATGTCAAAAAAGATACGCCATGTTTTGATAATAATTCCCCAGTCATTTCTTAGGACATGAAATCATATGCACATCAACAAAAAGTGTATAAAAAAGGTGATATAAGATATTACCTCTGAAAAAGAACAGGCACGAACAATATGCTTGTGCTCAAATGAGTGCAGTACATCTCCAGTTAATGCATCCCATACTTTCCTGTAAGTTCAATCACAAATATGAAGGATTGTACCAATGATTCCAAACTCCATTATGATCACAAAATCACTTGAAAGAAATGTCTTAACTTCTATAGGAAATGAAGTAATATTTAACAAACAATATTCTGTCATCAAAATAAGGCTTATGAGATTAATCAGAAAATAATCACGACAAACTCTACCATATGCCCAAGGAGAGAGTGAGTAGTAAGAAGGTGTTGCAGTCTAGAGGAAGCAAATGCTGGAGGGAAGGAGGAAGACCACAATGAGTACTTCTGCCAAAAAGCCAAGGTGCAAATGCAATAGCAAGAGGCATGCAAAAAGGTAGAAAAAGCAACTGTCCGGACAATGTGATGCCTCAGTGATGTAGTTATAAGTTCACCGTAGGCAGTCAGCCTTGGAGTTTAGTATGTCAGTAGGTTGGTAGGTAGATTTACCAACTATTGTCTAGCATCATAATTTAAGTTTCACAACCCCTGGCCCTAATCATAATGGAGTCATGTAAATTCAGGCACATTtttgccaaaagaaaaaaaaaaagcctacAATTCTGTATCATAAAATCACCACAACGAGGCAAGCATAGTTCAGTCAACTTTAACTCTGTATCATAATGAATGATAAGTAATTtcacaaaccaaaattttgcaGCCTTCAACCAACTTTAATGTTCaaaacaattgtttaaaaagaaaaacatgtaaGATAAGCAGATCAAATGCAAAATGTTAACTATATTACCAATTAATGTAATGTGCACTAAAAAAAGGGCCATGATTTCCTGAcactatttatagagaaacattcaaataaaattaataactgATTTTGTtctatgatattatttttagctattaaaaaaaggaactATAAAAAGGTCTTTTATGATCATAGATTCATTTCAAAGaaagtcaaaataaaatcattgaGTACCCATATATCCCGATTCATCTTTGTGTATAACCCACTGaatcaagaaatttaaaaagtaaacaGAATACGCACTTTCCACTGCATTAGAAGTCTAGGACCCTtttcaattccttttttttttctttctttcaatgcCTCCagaaataaaacataattcatCAACTTGTGTCAAAAAGAAAGTTGGTCTCAGTACCATCACTCAAATAAAAGCAAGCAATATCTGATAATCATAACGAGGAAACATGTAGGAAATTGAAAGTGctaaatgtatatatagaaTAATACACAGACCAAAAACCAGAACTCAGAAGATGGGAATCAAATTCATTAGAATTTGATAAGATGATTTATTATAAGTAAAAATTCCAGATCTACACGGATAGGTTAATCTAAAAATGCTATGAAAATTCCCTACTCCCGATCAATGctataaacattatttaaaattaccCCTCCTCAGTTCTGAGAGAAGATATCTAATCATATACCGCATACAATGTTATGACACTGAAAAGTCAATGATATGTCAGTTCTTAAAACGTATCATGAAAACCAATGAGAAGGACATACGCTGAAAAATCAGCAGAACCAGTAGCAGCACGTAAAGCATTGGTATCCAGACAACAACTCCAAACTGCGCCTTTGTGACCTTCAAATGTACCAATCCAATCGCCAGTTTCACCATTTCTAAGCATGGGATTGGAATCTGAATGGAGGACAAGAATAACATATTCAAAGGCAACCCATAAAAGTAAAGTCCGGATTAAGCTTTGAGCAAACGACATGGGATTCATTCAACAAATCTCTCATCAAAGAAAGCTAAAATAGCAATACCCACATCTAGGACAACTATCAATTAAAGTCAAAAGAACTAACACTggacaacaacaaaaaagaaaaaagatccaaaatcataattaatatcCAGAAAGTTTGGCGATTCATAAATTAAAGTCTTAAATCAaagcaaaaattttaaatcttgaatCATACCCTTGCTGGCACTGATGAGGAAGAATCCATCGGGCGTAACAGGGCTATAAAATAGATCCACAACCGGTCGAGAATGGCCATGGCAAACGAGAGGAATAGCCACTCTCTTCTTATCCATGtcagacaaaaaaaaaaaaaaaaaaaaagctaaactAGAGTTGTATAAAACCTAAAACCTAGAAATAAACTATAGATTTGTTGtgtgtttttattgatgattgGTTTTAGAGGTgtaattgaagaagaaataaggaAATGAAAACCCTAAAGCCGAAAATCCAGAGAAATCAACAACCCAACTGTAAGGAGAAAGACGGCGATCAGTtgttaaaatgaaaaggtaAGCTGTGTTGAAATTGTgatggaaggaaaaattggAGGGAGAAATGGCGGTATATAACACAGGTGATAGAGGCTAACAACAAAGCTAACACTTTAACACCTCCTAACCCTCTGAAATGGCTCTGATGatatcaaaattctaaacccCAAAATTACAGAAAGATCAACactttcaaaaaagaaaaaaaaattcaaaaaaaaaaaaagcttaaaaaaggaaaatctaaacaaaacaGAGCTTCCTAGAGAAGGGCTAGGCGCAACCATAACTCTCTTCAGACCTGATCTTATATAAACgtcaaattacttttttttcttcttctctttcttctcttttcttttttcctatcTTTTTTGAGCCGGGCTTGAGACCGGCCCATTAAGACGTAAGCCCATTTCATCCTTCATTTCTGATATTTTTTATGGGCTGATCATACATAAATGgcaaatctttatttaatttaataaaatagcaaaatccAAAACAGccaatgtaaaaaaatatatatatattaataataataatcctaAATACAATTGTTCAATAAACCACAAATACTCTATAATTAAAATCGAACTCCCAACACACAATTAACACCTATCAACATCAAACTTCCATTAATTGGAGCTTCCACCTCGTCCCCTTCAAACCTTTCAAACTCTTCATATTTGGATTTTCTTCTTATCGGCTTATCTGATCGAagactttgaaattttcatcttGCTTGCTCCTTCGACTAGAAACTCACGTGTCGAACAACCTACTAAAAACTCCAAGAAGAACCACGACTATAAAACAGAACACCCACGACGAAACTCATAGTGAAACTCGCTGGGAACGCCACTCAATCCTTCTATCCTCCTGTCTGTGGCTAAATTCGTGAATGTCGACTAAACCTGACTCCAACAAACTCTGAAACGTCAAAACCCACTGCAAATCCACGATTAATGTCACAAAGCTTTCGAAACGAATGCTAGAGCCGTCGTAAACAGCCCCAAAATTGTCAACTTCTATCTGTCGACCAACGTCTCTCTTCCTGTTGGAACGCCACCGCACTCTTCTCTATCAATCTTTTTTGCTAGAAAAAACTTTCATTCTACTGTGGTTTTTAGCTTTCGGCTGCCCCCTCTTCCTATTCGtccaacttttcttttctctaatttaaAAGACTCACGGAAGAAGATTCaattaattgcaaaaataCCATTGAGACATAATTACAATTTCACCGTCAACATAAAAcccattttaaaacaaaaagttttgaatCTTTCAGATACTTTTGaaatcttttatgttttaacgtttttcaatttatatgtCTTCAATATTGGTGATTTGTTAAAATTGAGCTATCCTTAGTGATCAACTTACAATATATAATGCTTAATGAATggatagaaaaatgaagaggaaaaaaaatatttaaggtCGTTTAAGgaattgtaataattattgttattattaataaatcgtttaaaatataacaacctcatatatatattttttattattataggGAGGTTGCTGCAATATTgtccaacaacaaaataacatatttagttaagatttactaaatttaaatgttgtttGTAAAATACGGTGTCTTTATGTTATTTTCAATATCTTGTCTCATTTTTTTGAGTTATTCAAATACATATATGATTATTCTATACCGAGTggaattatattatatcttgatgaccaaaatttttgtttataacatTCATACTCCACGTATAAATGAGATTCATATAAAAACTATTGATTATGTGAGAGaaatgttatttgaattaatatgattcgaattaaattaaatatgatatttagagttattaattctttaattgttaattaaatttaatatataacttaaaattaaaagtaaaatgagAACATGGTGGAGAGGAGTTGTAAATCATTTGTAATTGCTTCTCCATCTCTCTCCTCTCACGTAACAAAAGGGTTTTGCTACACAGAGAAGGATTAAGGATCCAATCATGAATTTGTTCTCTACAAAAATTCTCTTATAacaccctttttctttttatttaataaggATTTCACACCTCCAActtgttatttatttgaaaaaccatGCAGTTTCTAGCATCGAAGGTCATTGCTTCAAATTAAGAATGCTTAACTATGAAGTTATTAACATTGGACCCACAATGCAACTTGTTGATATAACTAATAAcgatttttagttttttttaagtctttcttaaaCATACTTTCATATATCCCCAAGATTCTTCTCACTCAAATTTGATGTCAGTCTATTCATATCTCACATCCTAAATTTGAGGCGTGTTACATCAACTTCTGCTTGGTTTGTCCTCGAATCACATTTTGCTAAGAGAGGTTCTGTTCTAATACTATTTGTAACGAACTCGATAATCTAAGACTATTGATAGGGTCATTACCTTATTAAGAAATTCATGAATGGTAAATGGTTATAGTGAGATGAAATATATCGATGTACTTGTATATTCGAgacataaaaattgaattttgtagcTAACGAAACGTTCAATTATCCATTTTATGTCAATAGGTTAAtgaagtttataaaataatgtcTAGGTCAATGatttattatacaaaattacaaCTCCAATGATGTATTAGATATACAATAGAAAGTTTAAGGCCTTTGCTTGGACaccaattttaatattcaatttccATTAGACACTTGGAAAGTTTAATCAAGTTTGCAAATCTTTAATACCTAATAGCTATTACTTTGCACGTGGTCATCATTTATCTGAggaaaaaagcaaaatattgCAATTTAATTGTAATGGATCGTGATGGACTACTATGTATGATTTTATCATGATCGTGACAGACTACTATGTATGATTTTATCATGATCCAGAAAGACATAAATAGCTTTGTCATTTGAAATAACtttcctaaaaaaatcaagaaattgtATTTCCAGTTTGTGTTCTAATTTGACCATCACTTCTGATATTGTTAAACGCCTTTCTTCCTACACAGCAAATCACTTAAGATTCTACAAAATTGCAGTGTTGAGTGTCCTTGTAGAGTGGCATCACACTTTCAACCTGAGATTCCTTTAATCCTAGTAACTGTCCAGTCACTCTATTCAACATGGAACATATCTCCATCATTTCTGGATGAGATGGATCCCCGACAAGAAACTCGTGAACAATGCCATCAACTTCGATCAAGCTACACCCAGGCATCTTCTTCACTCCAagttctttcattttccttctcaCTTTCTTTGCATCTTCCCACCTATCGACAGAAGCATATATATTCGCAAGAAGTGTGTGAATGCTAGAATCACATGATTCAATGTTCTCCAGTTTTTTGGCCAGCCTTTCACCCATGTCAACATTATTGTGGATTCTACAAGCACTGAGCAAAGCACCATACAGAGGAACCACAATTTCGCAATTTTCAATCGGAATCTCTTGTATGAGTTCCTCTGCTTCATCCAATAACCCAGCTCTACCAAGAAGGTCAATTACACACCCATAATGCTCTACCTTCGGCTCAATTCGGTGAACCTTTTTCATCGAGTTGAAAAACCTACGCCCTTCCTCAACCAGCCCACCATGACTACAGGCACTTAAAACTCCAATGAAGGTGATATCATCAGGTTTAGCCCCCACACGTTCCATTTCTGAGAACAGCCGGAGTGCTTCACTCGTCTTACCATTCATTGCAAGACCGCATATAATTGAGGTCCAAGATGCCGTGTCCTTGTCTTCTAACTCATAGAAAATTTCTAATGATTTATCTACACAACCACATTTGGAATACATTTCAATGAGTGCAGTACCAACAACCACATCCATTGTTATTCTGTTTTCATCTAGGTATCCATGAATCCATTTCCCTTGTTCTAGAGCTCCCAACTGCGCGCAACCTGTGAGGAGAGTGACCACTGTGAACTTATCAGGTTTTACCCTTTGAATTTGCATTTCGCGAAACAGAGCCACAGCATCATCAAAATGGTGGAACTGCACATACCCATTTATCATAGCTGTCCAC
This genomic interval carries:
- the LOC101206542 gene encoding pentatricopeptide repeat-containing protein At1g31430, whose translation is MLPLSIIRRVQFISRHFSSSPHLVPVLLRISKLTKKSCIECLRNCKSMDQLKQIQSQIFRIGLEGDRDTINKLMAFCADSSLGNLRYAEKIFNYVQDPSLFVYNVMVKMYAKRGILRKVLLLFQQLREDGLWPDGFTYPFVLKAIGCLRDVRQGEKVRGFIVKTGMDLDNYVYNSLIDMYYELSNVENAKKLFDEMTTRDSVSWNVMISGYVRCRRFEDAINTFREMQQEGNEKPDEATVVSTLSACTALKNLELGDEIHNYVRKELGFTTRIDNALLDMYAKCGCLNIARNIFDEMSMKNVICWTSMISGYINCGDLREARDLFDKSPVRDVVLWTAMINGYVQFHHFDDAVALFREMQIQRVKPDKFTVVTLLTGCAQLGALEQGKWIHGYLDENRITMDVVVGTALIEMYSKCGCVDKSLEIFYELEDKDTASWTSIICGLAMNGKTSEALRLFSEMERVGAKPDDITFIGVLSACSHGGLVEEGRRFFNSMKKVHRIEPKVEHYGCVIDLLGRAGLLDEAEELIQEIPIENCEIVVPLYGALLSACRIHNNVDMGERLAKKLENIESCDSSIHTLLANIYASVDRWEDAKKVRRKMKELGVKKMPGCSLIEVDGIVHEFLVGDPSHPEMMEICSMLNRVTGQLLGLKESQVESVMPLYKDTQHCNFVES